In one window of Caenimonas aquaedulcis DNA:
- a CDS encoding NAD(P)/FAD-dependent oxidoreductase, which produces MTDSADSFDTIVIGAGAAGLFCAGVAGQLGLHVLLLDHGERVAEKIRISGGGRCNFTNRELDPRAPHRHFLGENPQFCRSALSRYTPQDFIALVQKHGIAFHEKHKGQLFGDRSSEDFIRMLQAECGAGGVVHRQPCSVKAIRAVEGVERYEVDTDQGTVRSRHLVIATGGLSIPKIGATDFGYRVAKQFGLRMVEPRPALVPLTFDGDAWAPYSQLAGLALPVAIETGEKKQRMVFHEDLLFTHRGLSGPAVLQISSYWRDGQPIRVDLMPDVDIGARLLHAKATSRKRVANELAALVPTRLADAWAGQDPAWQRPVNEASDKSLAALADRLSNWTLVPSGSEGYRKAEVTAGGVDTRDLSSQTLESKQPGLYFIGEVVDVTGWLGGYNFQWAWASGYAAAQAMVAAGGRKAIMSGFAGKPPTA; this is translated from the coding sequence ATGACAGACAGCGCGGACAGCTTCGACACCATCGTCATCGGCGCGGGTGCGGCCGGCCTGTTCTGCGCCGGGGTCGCGGGCCAGCTGGGCCTCCATGTGCTGCTGCTCGATCACGGGGAAAGAGTCGCGGAGAAAATCCGTATCTCCGGCGGCGGGCGCTGCAACTTCACCAACCGCGAGCTGGACCCGCGCGCGCCGCACAGGCATTTCCTGGGCGAGAACCCGCAGTTCTGCCGCTCCGCGCTCTCGCGCTACACGCCGCAGGACTTCATCGCACTGGTGCAGAAGCACGGCATCGCTTTCCACGAGAAGCACAAGGGGCAGCTCTTCGGCGATCGCTCCTCGGAGGACTTCATCCGCATGCTGCAGGCCGAGTGCGGCGCGGGCGGCGTGGTGCACCGGCAGCCTTGCAGCGTGAAGGCCATCCGCGCGGTGGAGGGCGTGGAGCGCTACGAAGTGGATACCGACCAGGGGACGGTGCGGTCCCGCCACCTCGTGATCGCGACCGGCGGGCTGTCGATCCCCAAGATCGGCGCGACGGATTTCGGCTACCGCGTGGCGAAGCAGTTCGGCCTGCGCATGGTGGAGCCCCGGCCGGCGCTCGTTCCGCTCACCTTCGACGGCGACGCCTGGGCGCCCTACTCCCAGCTGGCCGGCCTCGCGTTGCCCGTGGCCATCGAAACCGGCGAAAAAAAGCAGCGCATGGTGTTCCACGAGGACCTGCTGTTCACGCACCGGGGCCTGAGCGGCCCGGCCGTGCTGCAGATTTCCAGCTACTGGCGGGACGGCCAGCCCATCCGTGTGGACCTCATGCCTGACGTGGACATCGGCGCCCGGCTGCTGCACGCCAAGGCGACCTCGCGCAAGCGGGTCGCCAACGAACTGGCCGCGCTGGTGCCCACCCGGCTGGCCGACGCCTGGGCCGGGCAGGACCCCGCCTGGCAACGCCCGGTGAACGAAGCCTCGGACAAGTCCCTGGCCGCGCTGGCCGACCGGCTCTCCAACTGGACACTGGTGCCCTCGGGCAGCGAGGGCTACCGCAAGGCCGAGGTGACGGCCGGCGGGGTGGACACGCGCGATTTGTCCTCCCAGACGCTGGAATCGAAGCAGCCCGGGCTGTACTTCATCGGGGAGGTGGTGGACGTCACCGGCTGGCTCGGCGGTTACAACTTCCAGTGGGCGTGGGCCAGTGGATACGCCGCCGCCCAGGCCATGGTTGCCGCCGGCGGCAGGAAGGCTATAATGTCAGGCTTTGCTGGCAAACCCCCAACGGCCTGA
- the rpsU gene encoding 30S ribosomal protein S21, translated as MTTIRVKENEPFDVALRRFKRTIEKLGLLTELRAREFYEKPTAERKRKKAAAVKRHYKRVRSMQLPKKLY; from the coding sequence ATGACCACCATCCGAGTTAAAGAAAACGAACCTTTTGACGTGGCGCTGCGCCGCTTCAAGCGCACCATCGAGAAACTGGGCCTGCTCACCGAGCTTCGCGCCCGCGAGTTCTACGAGAAGCCCACGGCCGAGCGCAAGCGCAAGAAGGCTGCCGCCGTCAAGCGTCACTACAAGCGCGTTCGCAGCATGCAGCTGCCCAAGAAGCTCTACTAA
- a CDS encoding GatB/YqeY domain-containing protein: protein MTLKERITDDMKAAMRAKDAERLGTIRLLTAAMKQKEVDERIELDDATVIGIVDKMLKQRKDSIEAFEKAARQDLADKEKAEVAVLQAYLPARLSADEVAAEVKAIVAELGAKGPGEMGKVMGAVKAKLAGKADMGQVSAAVKAALAS from the coding sequence ATGACCCTCAAGGAACGCATCACCGACGACATGAAGGCCGCCATGCGCGCCAAGGACGCCGAGCGCCTGGGCACCATCCGGCTGCTCACGGCCGCCATGAAGCAGAAGGAGGTGGACGAGCGCATCGAGCTGGACGACGCCACCGTGATCGGCATCGTCGACAAGATGCTCAAGCAGCGCAAGGACAGCATCGAAGCCTTCGAGAAGGCCGCCCGCCAGGACCTCGCCGACAAGGAAAAGGCCGAAGTGGCCGTGCTGCAGGCTTACCTGCCGGCGCGCCTGTCGGCCGACGAGGTCGCCGCGGAAGTGAAGGCGATCGTCGCGGAACTGGGCGCCAAGGGCCCCGGCGAGATGGGCAAGGTCATGGGCGCGGTGAAGGCGAAGCTTGCGGGCAAGGCGGACATGGGGCAGGTGTCGGCAGCGGTGAAGGCAGCGCTGGCGTCTTGA
- the pmbA gene encoding metalloprotease PmbA, whose translation MNKQDARPAAGFSYSRATFEQLVDSALAHAKKLGATDAGAEASEGCGLSVSVRKGELENVERNRDKSLGVTVYVGHRRGNASTSDFSEAAIQRTVQAAYDIARFTAEDPVAGLPEAGDIAGPDEQPDLDLFHPWAIDSEGAARVALACEAAAMNTDKRITNSEGAGVSAQQSHFFSAHSRGFRGGYASSRHSISVAPIAGKGDGMQRDAWYSSMRGADALAAPEVIGRYAAERALSRLKSRKITTRECPVLYESPLAAGLLGGFVQAVSGGSLYRRSTFLLDSLGKKVFPDHIDVQEDPHIRRGKGSAAFDEEGVRTKARKVVDAGEVQGYFLSSYSARKLGMKTTGNAGGSHNLTLTSRLTRPSDDLDEMLRKLGTGLFVIELMGQGVNYVTGDYSRGASGFWVENGKIAYPVQEITIAGNMKDMFMGIQAIGADTYNYGAKTVGSVLINKMKVAGS comes from the coding sequence ATGAACAAACAAGACGCACGCCCCGCAGCCGGCTTCAGTTACAGCCGCGCCACCTTCGAACAACTGGTCGATTCCGCCCTGGCCCACGCCAAGAAGCTCGGTGCGACGGACGCCGGCGCGGAGGCGAGCGAAGGCTGCGGCCTCAGCGTGTCGGTGCGCAAGGGCGAGCTCGAGAACGTCGAGCGCAATCGCGACAAGTCGCTCGGCGTCACGGTGTACGTGGGGCACCGCCGCGGCAACGCGAGCACCTCGGACTTTTCCGAAGCGGCCATCCAGCGCACCGTGCAGGCCGCCTACGACATCGCGCGCTTCACCGCAGAAGACCCGGTGGCCGGCCTGCCCGAGGCCGGCGACATCGCGGGACCGGACGAGCAGCCCGACCTGGACCTGTTCCATCCCTGGGCGATCGACAGCGAAGGCGCGGCGCGCGTCGCGCTCGCCTGCGAAGCCGCGGCGATGAACACCGACAAGCGCATCACCAACAGCGAAGGGGCCGGCGTGTCGGCGCAGCAGAGCCACTTCTTCAGCGCGCATTCGCGCGGTTTTCGCGGCGGCTACGCGAGCTCGCGGCATTCGATCTCCGTTGCGCCGATCGCTGGCAAGGGCGATGGCATGCAGCGCGACGCCTGGTACAGCTCGATGCGCGGCGCAGACGCACTCGCGGCGCCGGAAGTCATCGGGCGCTATGCGGCCGAACGCGCGTTGTCCCGCTTGAAGTCGCGCAAGATCACCACGCGCGAGTGCCCGGTGCTCTACGAATCGCCGCTGGCGGCGGGCTTGCTGGGCGGCTTCGTGCAGGCGGTGAGCGGCGGATCGCTGTATCGCCGCAGCACGTTCCTGCTCGACTCGCTGGGCAAGAAGGTCTTCCCCGACCACATCGACGTGCAGGAAGACCCGCACATCCGCCGTGGCAAGGGCAGCGCGGCGTTCGATGAAGAAGGCGTTCGCACCAAGGCGCGCAAGGTGGTGGATGCGGGCGAGGTCCAGGGCTACTTCCTCAGCAGCTATTCGGCGCGCAAGCTGGGCATGAAGACCACGGGCAACGCGGGCGGCTCGCACAACCTCACGCTGACCTCGCGGCTGACCAGGCCCAGCGACGACCTCGACGAGATGCTGCGCAAGCTCGGCACGGGCCTCTTCGTGATCGAGCTGATGGGGCAGGGCGTGAATTACGTGACGGGCGACTACTCGCGCGGCGCGAGCGGCTTCTGGGTCGAGAACGGGAAGATCGCGTATCCGGTCCAGGAAATCACGATCGCCGGGAACATGAAGGACATGTTCATGGGCATCCAGGCGATCGGCGCCGACACGTACAACTACGGCGCGAAGACGGTCGGCTCGGTCTTGATCAACAAGATGAAGGTGGCCGGGAGCTGA
- the yjgA gene encoding ribosome biogenesis factor YjgA has product MSRKPKKGYFVRGQFVAEGSELDLELKAELKGTTEASRTDLKRESTELQKLGEALLTLRADLMSRLALPDKLVEALAEARRITNFEGKRRQMQFIGKLMRGLEEDVLQSVRDALEDQRRGAAGDALALHQAEEWRDKLIADEDALEQWLHEHPRTDTQQLRALIRQARKDVQPDAESISKGLAPRHGRAYREIFQLVKGHLGGIDDDPQAEGRPSDLS; this is encoded by the coding sequence ATGTCCCGCAAACCCAAAAAAGGCTACTTCGTCCGTGGCCAGTTCGTCGCCGAAGGCAGCGAACTGGACCTGGAGCTCAAGGCTGAGCTCAAAGGCACCACCGAGGCGAGCCGCACCGACCTCAAGCGCGAAAGCACCGAGCTGCAAAAGCTCGGCGAAGCCCTGCTCACGCTGCGCGCCGACCTGATGTCGCGCCTCGCGCTGCCCGACAAGCTCGTGGAGGCCCTGGCGGAGGCGCGCCGCATCACGAACTTCGAAGGCAAGCGCCGCCAGATGCAGTTCATCGGCAAGCTGATGCGCGGGCTGGAGGAAGACGTCCTGCAATCGGTGCGCGATGCCCTGGAAGACCAGCGCCGCGGCGCTGCCGGCGATGCGCTGGCGCTGCACCAGGCGGAGGAATGGCGCGACAAGCTCATCGCCGACGAGGACGCGCTGGAGCAGTGGCTGCACGAGCACCCGCGCACCGACACGCAGCAACTGCGTGCATTGATCCGCCAGGCACGCAAGGACGTGCAGCCCGACGCGGAATCCATCTCGAAGGGGCTCGCGCCACGCCACGGCCGCGCCTATCGCGAAATCTTCCAGCTGGTGAAGGGCCACCTCGGCGGCATCGACGACGACCCACAGGCCGAAGGCCGTCCTTCGGATCTCTCATGA
- the mog gene encoding molybdopterin adenylyltransferase, translated as MSDFEPVRIGIVSVSDRASTGVYEDKGLPALKDWLSRALKNPITFDARLIPDEKDRISAELVSLVDAGCSLVLTTGGTGPAPRDVTPEATLAVAEKEMPGFGEQMRQISLRFVPTAILSRQCAVIRGKSLILNLPGQPKSIQETLEGLKGPAGEQLVAGIFAAVPYCIDLIGGPYLETHEDVCKAFRPKSAIKPSK; from the coding sequence ATGAGCGACTTCGAACCCGTCCGCATCGGCATCGTCTCGGTGAGCGACCGGGCTTCCACCGGCGTCTACGAGGACAAGGGCCTGCCCGCCCTGAAGGACTGGCTCTCCAGGGCGCTGAAGAACCCCATCACTTTCGACGCCCGCCTCATCCCCGACGAGAAGGACCGCATCAGCGCGGAGCTGGTGTCGCTCGTCGATGCAGGCTGTTCGCTCGTGCTGACCACCGGCGGAACGGGCCCCGCCCCGCGCGACGTGACGCCGGAAGCGACGCTCGCCGTCGCGGAGAAGGAGATGCCGGGCTTCGGCGAACAGATGCGCCAGATCAGCCTGCGCTTCGTGCCCACCGCGATCCTCTCGCGCCAGTGCGCCGTCATCCGCGGCAAGAGCCTCATCCTCAACCTGCCGGGGCAGCCGAAGTCCATCCAGGAAACGCTGGAAGGCTTGAAGGGGCCGGCCGGCGAGCAGCTGGTCGCGGGCATCTTCGCGGCCGTGCCCTACTGCATCGACCTCATCGGCGGTCCCTACCTGGAAACACACGAGGACGTGTGCAAGGCCTTCCGGCCGAAGTCGGCCATCAAGCCGTCGAAGTAG
- a CDS encoding hybrid sensor histidine kinase/response regulator codes for MSERAVSDTRALRVLLLEDSRFDVELLREALLDCYPRATLEVVSTEDRFSLALAHGGWDVILSDYELPGFSGSQALELAREQRPRTPFIFVSGVIGEDNAVEMLKRGATDYVSKQRLSRLPVVLERALREVADREGRDRAEARLREADAIFARVVESLTDYAVILLDAAGRVRSWNRGARDIFGFSDAQVIGNTAELLFTPEDRAAGVFRKEMADALADGSAECNRWMSRSDGLHLRAEGVMTPLYDDARRHNGFCKIVRDVTAAWRDAEALRVAKEQAEHANQAKDQFLAVLSHELRTPLSPIVAATHLLERTATVPEHQQHLLPMIRRNVALEARLIDDLLDLTAITAGKVSLKTTAVDMHQVIHRVVDMLGEQVAHARLELVLELRASQCMVSADEARMQQVVWNILRNAIKFTPPGGRVALHTQSGGGRFTFECSDTGAGIAPEALDRIFTPFEQADRELSHRVGGLGLGLAIARGLVTEHRGQLVAHSDGPGRGATFTLILDTLAVPGAAAPGVDAPAAPSPSRSLRVLLVEDNIDAADTMVLVLESYGYRVTHAATCTQALATARDTDFDVVLTDLGLPDGSGIDVGRALSGTVPVVALSGYGATPDLQRSAMAGFSGHLVKPAEPEAIHRALQKAYVEREAQSGKARATSTA; via the coding sequence ATGAGTGAGCGCGCGGTCTCCGACACCCGGGCGCTGAGGGTCCTCCTGCTGGAGGACTCGCGCTTCGACGTCGAGCTGTTGCGCGAGGCCTTGCTGGATTGCTATCCGCGCGCGACGCTGGAGGTCGTCTCCACCGAGGACCGCTTCTCGCTGGCGCTCGCGCACGGCGGCTGGGACGTGATCCTGTCGGACTACGAATTGCCGGGCTTTTCCGGCTCGCAGGCGCTGGAACTGGCGCGCGAGCAGCGGCCGCGCACGCCCTTCATCTTCGTCTCCGGCGTGATCGGCGAGGACAACGCGGTGGAGATGCTCAAGCGCGGCGCCACCGACTACGTGAGCAAGCAGCGCCTCTCGCGCCTGCCCGTGGTGCTCGAGCGCGCCTTGCGCGAGGTGGCCGACCGCGAAGGGCGCGACCGCGCGGAGGCGCGCCTGCGCGAGGCCGATGCGATCTTCGCGCGCGTGGTCGAAAGCCTCACGGACTACGCGGTGATCCTGCTCGACGCGGCGGGCCGTGTCCGTTCCTGGAACCGCGGGGCGCGTGACATCTTTGGCTTCAGCGACGCGCAGGTCATCGGCAACACCGCGGAGCTGCTCTTCACGCCGGAAGACCGCGCGGCCGGAGTCTTCCGCAAGGAGATGGCCGATGCGCTGGCGGACGGCAGCGCCGAATGCAACCGCTGGATGTCGCGCAGCGACGGCCTGCACCTGCGCGCCGAGGGCGTGATGACGCCGCTCTACGACGACGCGCGCCGCCACAACGGCTTTTGCAAGATCGTGCGCGACGTGACGGCCGCCTGGCGCGATGCCGAGGCGCTGCGCGTCGCGAAGGAGCAGGCCGAGCACGCGAACCAGGCGAAGGACCAATTCCTCGCCGTGCTCTCGCACGAGCTGCGCACCCCGCTGTCGCCGATCGTCGCGGCCACGCACCTGCTGGAGCGCACGGCGACGGTGCCGGAGCACCAGCAGCACCTGCTGCCGATGATCCGGCGCAACGTGGCCCTCGAAGCGCGGCTGATCGACGACCTGCTGGACCTCACGGCGATCACCGCGGGGAAGGTCAGCTTGAAGACCACCGCGGTCGACATGCACCAGGTGATCCACCGCGTCGTGGACATGCTGGGCGAGCAGGTGGCGCATGCGCGCCTTGAACTCGTGCTGGAGCTGCGCGCGAGCCAGTGCATGGTCAGTGCCGATGAAGCGCGCATGCAGCAGGTGGTGTGGAACATCCTGCGCAACGCCATCAAGTTCACGCCGCCGGGCGGGCGCGTCGCGCTGCACACGCAATCGGGCGGCGGCCGGTTCACCTTCGAGTGCAGCGACACCGGCGCGGGCATCGCCCCCGAGGCGCTGGACCGGATCTTCACGCCCTTCGAACAGGCGGACCGCGAGCTGTCGCACCGCGTCGGCGGCCTCGGCCTGGGACTCGCGATCGCGCGGGGCCTGGTGACGGAGCATCGCGGCCAGCTCGTCGCGCACAGCGATGGCCCGGGCCGCGGCGCGACTTTCACGCTGATCCTGGATACCCTCGCGGTGCCCGGCGCTGCCGCCCCCGGGGTGGACGCGCCGGCCGCGCCGTCGCCGAGCCGGTCGCTGCGCGTGCTGCTCGTGGAAGACAACATCGACGCGGCCGACACGATGGTGCTGGTGCTGGAAAGCTACGGCTACCGAGTCACACATGCGGCCACGTGCACGCAGGCGCTCGCCACCGCGCGCGACACGGACTTCGACGTGGTGCTGACGGACCTGGGCTTGCCCGACGGCAGCGGCATCGACGTCGGACGCGCGCTGAGCGGCACCGTGCCCGTGGTGGCGCTCAGCGGCTACGGTGCCACGCCCGACCTGCAGCGCTCTGCGATGGCGGGTTTCTCCGGACACCTGGTCAAGCCGGCGGAGCCGGAGGCGATCCACCGTGCGCTGCAGAAGGCGTACGTGGAGCGCGAGGCGCAATCAGGCAAAGCCCGGGCTACTTCGACGGCTTGA
- a CDS encoding response regulator, which translates to MLKPILLVEDDKRDLELTLLALERSQLANEVVIVRDGALALDYLRREGDHAARAEGNPAVILLDLKLPKVNGLEVLQAVRAHPQLRSIPVVMLTSSQEETDVLRSYELGVNAYVVKPVEFKQFVSAIADLGVFWAVLNEPPPGSLKAARRYE; encoded by the coding sequence ATGCTCAAACCGATTTTGCTGGTCGAGGACGACAAGCGCGACCTCGAACTCACCCTCCTTGCGCTCGAGCGCAGCCAGCTCGCCAATGAGGTGGTGATCGTGCGCGACGGCGCCCTGGCGCTGGACTACCTGCGCCGCGAGGGCGACCACGCGGCCCGTGCCGAGGGCAATCCGGCGGTCATCCTGCTGGACCTCAAGCTGCCGAAAGTCAACGGCCTCGAAGTGCTGCAGGCCGTCCGCGCGCACCCGCAGCTGCGCAGCATCCCGGTCGTCATGCTCACCTCCTCGCAGGAAGAGACGGACGTGCTTCGCAGCTACGAGCTCGGCGTGAACGCCTATGTGGTGAAGCCCGTGGAGTTCAAGCAGTTCGTCTCCGCGATCGCCGACCTCGGGGTGTTCTGGGCCGTGCTCAACGAGCCGCCCCCCGGCAGCCTCAAGGCGGCGCGCCGGTATGAGTGA
- a CDS encoding ATP-binding protein codes for MQQLLPDLVACADEPIRVPGAIQPHGWMLVVDASRHLVAYSGNLGDAVRARAVLERLDGINLARLVASEPPAAMGSVDIDGVPHDVLAHRLEQYFILELEPAAPVTGTQAPLYGLARTFLPRLQGVSSVEALSALAADEMKRLTGFGRCLVYRFDAEGHGEVLAQAIDEGYESYEGHHFPAADIPAQARELYRLNHIRVIPDARYGPAALVGVVPGFDPRGIDLSWATLRSVSPIHLEYMVNMGTLASMSVSIMVRGKLWGLISCHNHGPLPLSQPVRAACEHLGQLLSLQIEAKEDNAEVAERLELRKLTLEIVAHLAESDATLQKLTTTQLLRLAQAGGAAVVLDEQSWAVGDTPPHETMRALADWVAASGQSVFRSERVGEEMPGAAAFPGLPAGLLAISISQVHRHLVMWFRPEHIHTIQWAGDPRKEVRGTDGRIHPRRSFVSWRQQVRGVSAPWTPAQLITAGELRQALIGIVLRRAQEMAEFATELSRVNKELEAFSYTVSHDLRAPMRHIAGYVDLVLDLEGKNLSERALRYLAHVKEASAFAGHLVDALLDFSRMGRAELKRKPVDTQTMVEDLVREFERHESDGRASWEIDGPLPKLQADPILLQVAVRNLLDNAAKYSRGRDHPVIRISALREPGSSGLQVADNGVGFQMKYANKLFGVFQRLHQAEEFEGTGIGLATTKRIVERHGGSVHADGEVGKGATFGFLLPDVPSPQRHDPMKDTA; via the coding sequence ATGCAACAGCTGCTGCCTGACCTCGTCGCCTGCGCCGACGAGCCCATCCGCGTGCCGGGGGCGATCCAGCCGCACGGCTGGATGCTCGTGGTGGACGCCTCGCGCCACCTCGTGGCCTACAGCGGCAACCTGGGCGACGCCGTGCGCGCGCGCGCCGTGCTGGAGCGGCTCGATGGCATCAACCTCGCGCGCCTCGTCGCGTCCGAGCCGCCGGCCGCGATGGGCAGCGTCGACATCGATGGTGTCCCGCACGACGTCCTGGCGCACCGCCTCGAGCAGTACTTCATCCTGGAGCTGGAGCCCGCCGCTCCCGTGACGGGTACGCAGGCGCCGCTCTACGGCCTCGCGCGGACCTTCCTGCCCCGACTGCAGGGAGTCAGCTCCGTCGAGGCGCTGTCGGCGCTGGCGGCCGACGAGATGAAGCGGCTCACCGGCTTCGGCCGCTGCCTCGTCTATCGCTTCGACGCCGAGGGCCATGGCGAGGTGCTTGCGCAGGCGATCGACGAGGGCTACGAGTCGTACGAGGGCCACCACTTTCCCGCCGCCGACATTCCCGCGCAGGCGCGCGAGCTGTATCGCCTCAACCATATCCGCGTGATCCCCGATGCGCGCTACGGACCGGCCGCACTGGTCGGCGTGGTCCCGGGCTTCGACCCGCGCGGCATCGACCTCAGCTGGGCGACGCTGCGCAGCGTCTCGCCGATCCACCTCGAGTACATGGTCAACATGGGCACGCTCGCGTCCATGTCGGTCTCGATCATGGTGCGCGGCAAGCTCTGGGGGCTCATCTCGTGCCACAACCACGGCCCCCTGCCGCTCTCGCAGCCCGTGCGCGCCGCGTGCGAGCACCTGGGCCAGCTCCTGTCCCTGCAGATCGAGGCGAAGGAAGACAACGCTGAAGTGGCGGAGCGGCTCGAGCTGCGCAAGCTCACGCTGGAGATCGTGGCGCACCTCGCCGAAAGCGATGCCACGCTGCAGAAGCTCACGACCACCCAGCTGCTGCGGCTGGCGCAGGCGGGCGGCGCCGCCGTGGTGCTGGACGAGCAGTCCTGGGCGGTGGGCGACACGCCGCCGCACGAGACCATGCGCGCGCTCGCCGACTGGGTGGCTGCGTCGGGGCAGAGCGTGTTCCGCTCGGAGCGCGTCGGCGAGGAGATGCCGGGCGCCGCGGCGTTTCCGGGCCTGCCGGCCGGCCTCCTGGCCATCTCCATTTCGCAGGTGCACCGCCACCTCGTGATGTGGTTCCGGCCGGAACACATCCACACGATCCAGTGGGCGGGCGATCCGCGCAAGGAAGTGCGCGGCACCGATGGCCGCATCCACCCGCGACGCAGCTTCGTGAGCTGGCGCCAGCAGGTGCGCGGCGTGTCCGCGCCGTGGACGCCGGCGCAGCTCATCACGGCCGGCGAATTGCGCCAGGCGCTGATCGGGATCGTGCTGCGCCGCGCGCAGGAAATGGCCGAATTCGCCACCGAGCTCAGCCGCGTCAACAAGGAGCTCGAAGCGTTCTCCTATACCGTCTCGCACGACCTGCGCGCGCCGATGCGCCACATCGCGGGCTATGTCGACCTGGTGCTGGACCTCGAAGGCAAGAACCTGTCCGAGCGCGCGCTGCGCTACCTCGCGCACGTGAAGGAGGCCTCCGCATTCGCGGGGCACCTGGTCGATGCGCTGCTGGATTTCTCCCGCATGGGCCGCGCGGAACTCAAGCGCAAGCCGGTGGACACGCAGACCATGGTCGAGGACCTGGTGCGCGAATTCGAGCGGCACGAATCCGACGGCCGCGCCTCGTGGGAGATCGACGGGCCGCTGCCGAAGTTGCAGGCGGATCCCATCCTGCTGCAGGTCGCCGTGCGCAACCTGCTGGACAACGCCGCCAAATACAGCCGCGGGCGCGACCACCCCGTCATCCGCATCAGCGCCCTGCGCGAGCCCGGAAGCTCCGGCCTGCAGGTCGCGGACAACGGCGTGGGCTTCCAGATGAAATACGCGAACAAGCTGTTCGGTGTTTTCCAGCGCTTGCACCAGGCCGAGGAATTCGAAGGCACGGGCATCGGCCTGGCCACCACGAAACGCATCGTCGAGCGCCATGGCGGCTCGGTGCACGCCGACGGCGAGGTAGGCAAGGGAGCCACGTTCGGCTTCCTGCTTCCCGACGTCCCTTCCCCCCAGCGCCATGACCCCATGAAAGATACGGCCTGA
- a CDS encoding biliverdin-producing heme oxygenase — MRQPLIDALRRATSARHAEVECLLGLDAPFDMDTYTRVVSGFDTFLSSWEPRTSQALPELLRPWFAARCRGDMARRDAARLGAIAPPSPAVEFTALPGLSAALGSLYVMEGSALGGQVIARQVARQHGLHADNGAAYFNGWGERTGEMWREFRTMLEQHDAQGADHEAACAGANHTFDALIHTFRRVLHATAAA; from the coding sequence TTGCGCCAACCCCTGATCGATGCCTTGCGGCGTGCCACCTCGGCGCGCCACGCCGAAGTGGAATGCCTGCTGGGGCTCGACGCCCCCTTCGACATGGACACGTACACGCGTGTCGTGAGCGGCTTCGACACCTTTCTTTCCTCCTGGGAGCCCCGCACGTCGCAGGCGCTGCCGGAATTGCTGCGCCCCTGGTTCGCCGCGCGTTGCCGGGGCGACATGGCCCGGCGCGACGCCGCCCGACTGGGCGCCATCGCGCCGCCATCGCCGGCTGTCGAGTTCACGGCGTTGCCGGGCTTGTCCGCGGCGCTGGGCTCGCTCTACGTGATGGAGGGCTCGGCGCTCGGCGGCCAGGTCATCGCACGGCAGGTCGCGCGCCAGCACGGCCTGCACGCGGACAACGGGGCGGCCTACTTCAACGGCTGGGGTGAACGCACCGGCGAGATGTGGCGCGAATTTCGCACGATGCTCGAGCAGCACGACGCCCAGGGCGCGGATCACGAAGCCGCGTGCGCAGGTGCGAACCACACCTTCGACGCGCTCATCCATACATTTCGCCGGGTGCTGCATGCAACAGCTGCTGCCTGA
- a CDS encoding surface-adhesin E family protein translates to MIISLLLAAAGATLAPVDAHPWLTIIGDMSDPSVNTIQVNPAPLEPRSAAKTLQVRVSRSANRTSWDGVPYRSYDARVVFDCAQRTARYERIDYYQVPFWKGKPERTVSYVKGEPRMMQFREVEPNPNARIISAACAPAASVARE, encoded by the coding sequence GTGATCATTTCCCTGCTCCTCGCCGCCGCCGGCGCCACCCTTGCACCGGTGGACGCGCACCCGTGGCTCACCATCATCGGGGACATGTCCGACCCGTCCGTCAACACGATCCAGGTGAATCCGGCGCCGCTCGAACCGCGCAGCGCGGCCAAGACGCTGCAGGTGCGCGTGAGCCGCTCGGCCAACCGCACGAGCTGGGACGGTGTCCCCTACCGGTCGTACGACGCGCGGGTGGTCTTCGACTGCGCGCAGCGCACGGCGCGCTACGAGCGCATCGACTATTACCAGGTCCCCTTCTGGAAGGGAAAGCCCGAGCGCACCGTGAGTTACGTGAAGGGGGAGCCGCGCATGATGCAGTTCCGCGAGGTGGAACCCAACCCCAACGCACGCATCATCTCGGCCGCCTGCGCGCCGGCCGCCAGCGTCGCGCGCGAGTAG